The genomic DNA GAGGACTGTTTATCTAGCGCCCTCTATGGGTCAAGTGTTTTCCGCACACCTTGTCTGTGAATACCTATTTGGTATGTGGTAGGTGgtcttttccctggtggctcagactgtaaagcctctgtctacaatgagggagacctgggttcgatccctgggtcaggaagatcccctggagaaggaaatggcaacccactccagtactattgcctggaaaatcccatggacagaggagccaggtaggctacagtccatggggtcgcgaagagtcagacacgactgagcaacttcactttcactttcaggtggtccctattggagaaggaaatggcaacccactccagtgttcttgcctggagaatcccagggacgggggagcctggtgggctgccgtctatggggtcgcacagagtcggacaggactgaagtgacttagcagcagcagcaggtggtctCTATTTACACAAATGAGGAAATAGGCCCAGAGAAGGCACAGGTAGACATGGGAACTAAGAATCCAGCCGGGAGAGGGACTGGGGGTAACTTTCCCAACCTTCACTATGTGCCAGCCCATGGAGCTCAGGTCAAGATAGGAGAGGCAGATCCCTCATGGTCACCGTGTAACAAAGAACTACAAATAGGCCAGGTCCTCACCTCCATTAGGTCCTGACGAGAAAGTGGCAAATCAGATATGCCGGGAAGACTTCCAAGTAAAGAGGCCGTTGGCTTGGCCTTGGAGGTTGAGTAAGAGTTTTCCAGGAAGACAAAGCAGGAAAGGGCAGCCTAGCAGAGAACGGCGTGTACACAGGTTGCAGGGTGACAGCGTGAGTGGTGCCAAGTCCAGTGTGGCCAGAGCCAAGACACTGCGCCCGCAGAGAAGGGGAGGCGAGGCTGGTCTCAAGGGAAGATCCCTAAAGCAGCTCAGGGACTCTGAGCTTGAAGTTGAACTCCAggctcatgagaaacgctggtatCTTATTCTCTCTAGTCTCTCCCTCAGCTCCCGACAAGCTTCACACTGCTGGGGGGCTGCAGTGTCCCCAGGGAAAGGCTGGCATGGACTGTCTCCAGGGTCTTCAAGTGAAGAGAGGGAAGTTCAGCAGCCCATGActtctcagtcatttccaacagTTCATTTGCTAGTAAAATacccataacataaaatttgccatttaagCATTTCTAAGCATGCAATGCTGTGGCATCAGGTAGATTCACACGcgaacatcaccaccatcaccaccatccacctccagaatgttttcatcttccaaaactgaaagtCCATATGCACCACCgcatttttagaattttgtaaGTTTTAAAGGGGGCTTTAAAGAACCTTTAGTAGCACTTCCTCTTTGCCAAGAAATGGTGTGCAGATGTTTGAGGAAGACAGGTGATTGCAATTCAGAGGGATGTAGGCTATATGGGAGTGGCTGGTTTTCTGGAGCCTCTCCAAAAGGGGCcaggaagtgtttttctttatatgtattaATCCTTTCAGAGGAGGAAACCACTGACCCTGGCTGGCAGGTCAGGGATGCAGTGGATGGGGTCTTGCCAGCTGACCAGGAGTTGGGCATCTGAGGAATGGTATGCACAAAAAGCTAGGGAAGCCTGGAAGCAGGCTCTGCGGCAGCAGCTCCGGGCATGGGCTGGGTTATTGGAGAGGGATCAGTTTGGCTCCGCCGTCAAGGACTTTCCTTAGTTTTTCCTGAGTGTCAGGACCCATCACAGCTCCCCCCTCACTTGAGCCTGCGTGCTAGAGTTCATCTCAGACATTTCAAGCAGTTTGGCTCATGAACACTCAGCTCCTGACTCCCAGCCTACGGCAATTCCTAAAGGGAAACCATAATCACTTCTACCATctcgtgcatgtgtgctaagtcgcttcagtcatgtccaactctgtgtgacccattgaactgtagcccaccaggctcctgtgtccatgggactctccaggcaagaatactggagtgggttgctatgccctcctccaggggatcttcccaactcagagactgaacctgtgtctcttacatctcctgcatttgcagggggGTTCTTTCCCACAAGCACgacttgggaagccccttctacCTTCTTACCTGCCTTGAATTTACCTCTCCAGGAATGCCTCCCACATTTAGTCCCATGGCCCATGGCCGGGCCATGTGTGGGTCACTGCTACTCTGCGCCCCTCTTCTTTCAAGACCTACCAGGAGTCCCCTCACCTGGGCTTCCAGACCCTGAAAGAGCCAGACCAGCCCCCTttcctccaccccccaccacaaCCTGAGTCCAGGATTCCCCCTGTCCTCTCTGTCCTGAGTTAAAACCTTAACCTTATCATCCACAAAGGGTGCAGCTCCCTTAAACTCTGTAAAACAGGAGTAATGGTCTTTCGACTGGGACCATTATCTTCAGTAAGAGCAGATAAAGTGGAAGAATCTCAGGGACTTTGCATCTGCTGTATTCTGTGCCCTCCATGTTCTCTGTATCCCCCCTCCCTGCCTTTCACTAAAACCATAAGCTCAAGGAGGGCAGAGATTTGATCTATTTTGTTCATTACAGTATACTCCGCAGCCAGCACTATGCCTGCACTCAGTTAATACCAGCTTGGTGCAAAATGAACAATATAAATAACCCAGATAACGTGGAACAACTTTGTAAACAGTTTAGAGATGTACAAATAACAATGTCCCCCCAGATGATGATTCCCCAGATCTCCCACGTCCCCTGTGTTAGAAGGCCAGTATTATTACTGCCTCTACCCCAAAATGAGGGCTCTCAAGTTCAGGCTTAGGGGCAGCCTCCCCAGCGAGTGATCCTCTGGATGATCTACccgaggcagaggagccagaataTGGAGGAGATGGCCACGGTGGCTCAAGGACTTAGCCCCATGTCTTCCCCTCCACAGTGCAGCCCCTGGAGGAAGAACGCCTGCTGCTCTGTCAACACCAGCATAGAAGCCCATAAGGACATTTCCTACCTGTACAGATTCAACTGGGACCACTGTGGCAAGATGGAGCCTGCTTGCAAGCGCCACTTTATTCAGGACACCTGTCTCTACGAGTGCTCACCTAATCTGGGGCCCTGGATCCGGGAGGTATGGGCACCAGCCCCACAGACAGGAGCTTCAGCAGAGGGCAGAGTCCACTGGTCACTTGCAGGGAGGGTGTGGTTCATGAATTCTGGTCTGAGGGTGATAGAGGCAtcgcccccacctccccagccctggACTCCATCAAGGCTATAGCAGCTGAGATCCCTGACAGACtggctccctctctcccctgACCCCTCCAGGTTAACCAGAAATGGCGCAAAGAGCGGGTCCTGGGTGTGCCCCTGTGCAAAGAGGACTGTCAGATCTGGTGGGAGGACTGCCGCACCTCCTACACTTGCAAGAGCAACTGGCACAAGGGCTGGAACTGGTCCTCAGGTGAGGACTGAGGGGtgtagggagagggagggggaggtgggggtgtggAAGTGTTTATGGAGATTCGCGGTTGTGGGGTTGGTAGAGCAAGAGATGGTTCTGGACCCAGTGGCTACAGGTCTTCCATCCTCCCCACAGGGTATAACCAGTGCCCGGTGAAAGCTGCCTGCCACCGCTTTGACTTCTACTTCCCCACACCTGCTGCTCTGTGCAATGAAATCTGGAGTCACTCCTACGAGGTCAGCAACTACGGCCGGGGCAGTGGCCGCTGCATCCAAATGTGGTTCGACCCCTTCCAGGGCAACCCCAACGAGGAGGTGGCGAGATTTTATGCTGAGAACCCCACTTCTGGGTCCACACCCCAGGGGATTGGACCCCTCCTGCTCAACTTGACCCAGATGCTGCCACTCTGGCTCCTTAACTAAGCTGTTCCCACTGCTGACATCTGGACACCTTCCTTGCCTGCACCCAACCTGGGTGATTATCTCAGTTCAACCCAGCTCCACTCTTTCAGATGAGGAGGACTCATAACGCCTTGGTCATTGTATCCTGATCCAAAATCCTATGGGGATCCTCTGAGAGCTTATCCTAATAAATATATCCATGTGTGTACTGTATTCTATAAATAATTTGGGGATGAGTGGGTTGGGAGGTGGTAGGCATCCCTTATTGCTCCATCCTTTCTGTTGAGAGGTCCAAAAAGGGACTGGGCTAGCTTGAAGTTCATCAGCAAGCAGAGGGTGGAAGTTGATCCTTAGCCTGGGGCTCTTACTTCTGCACCGGCCTTCCCCCGAGTGCCCCCTCCTATACCACAAGAGAACAAGAGAATTGGTGGAGGGAAGCTGGGGAGAGACTGGCAGGTGAGTTATTGGCTCCTGaagtttctttccctttccttcccttacTAGATGTGGGCTGGGAAGGAGATATTGGTGGGCAGATCCTCATGAAGAAAGCTTGCATTgtctccgtttttttttttttttcaatgacaaTTCTACAGTGAATAACAATATACATAGTAGAATGCTATACTGTTGGATTCCAGAAGAGGGATTGCCAGGTCAAGGGGCATTTGGATTTATAATTTTGATAGTTATAATTCTACAAGGGTTGTATCAATGTGGcccccaccagcaatgtatgagtgcCTTATGTCCCCATCATGTGGTCAACACAGTAGAGAGTCAAACTTTGAATGTTCTACCAAGCTGATTTTCTTCTAAACTGATAGGTGGGATAAAGGGCATCTCAGTAGAGTTCTTCACTGGCCATGTTTCTTACCACAAGAACAAGGTTTCTGAGATCTTCCCATATTCATCTACTGAGACTAGTTCACTCTTTTTCATTGCTGGGCaatattccattctatgtatTGATCACACTTAATTCATTCacttactgatggacatttgagggAGGGAGGTTCGTTCTTTTATGGCCTTGACATCTTTGAAAGACACAggccagttattttgtagaataaCTCTCAGTTTGGGTTTATCTGACTGAGGTTCTGCATTTTGGACACGAATATCCTGAAAGCAATTCTGTGTGCTCTTGCTGCGTCATGGTGG from Budorcas taxicolor isolate Tak-1 chromosome 15, Takin1.1, whole genome shotgun sequence includes the following:
- the LOC128060322 gene encoding folate receptor alpha, translated to MAWKMTQLLLLALVAAAWGAQVPVTPRARTDLLNVCMDAKHHKAKPGPEDSLHEQCSPWRKNACCSVNTSIEAHKDISYLYRFNWDHCGKMEPACKRHFIQDTCLYECSPNLGPWIREVNQKWRKERVLGVPLCKEDCQIWWEDCRTSYTCKSNWHKGWNWSSGYNQCPVKAACHRFDFYFPTPAALCNEIWSHSYEVSNYGRGSGRCIQMWFDPFQGNPNEEVARFYAENPTSGSTPQGIGPLLLNLTQMLPLWLLN